In a single window of the Diospyros lotus cultivar Yz01 chromosome 10, ASM1463336v1, whole genome shotgun sequence genome:
- the LOC127812220 gene encoding trans-resveratrol di-O-methyltransferase-like gives MATNGKERISTTDELLRAHAHVWNHTFAFVSSACLKCAVQLGIPDIIHRHGQPMKLSQLVASLPALNPSKSHCIRRLMRVLAHDGFFVELKAAAAAGEEEEPEYTLTPASHLLLRTTPASVSPFLLLMLDPLMVKPLNCLTPWLGNDDPTPFLTANGQTIWDYAGQNPAFNSLFNEGMESDSRMVASVVIEECRGAFEGLSSLVDVGGGTGTMAKAIAEAFPEMKCTVLDLPQVVDKLPGRKNLFFTPGNMFEAIPPANAILLKWILHDWADEDCVKILRHCREAIPSREKGGKVIIIDVVVGHQKLEETDANDDKSTQTQLFMDMLVMVLYSSKERTEKEWANLFSVAGFSDYKINPILGLRSLIEIYP, from the exons ATGGCCACGAATGGCAAAGAGAGAATTAGCACTACTGATGAGCTTCTCCGTGCGCATGCTCACGTCTGGAACCATACCTTCGCTTTCGTAAGCTCAGCCTGTCTGAAATGTGCAGTTCAGCTGGGCATACCAGACATCATTCACCGCCATGGCCAACCCATGAAGCTCTCCCAGCTGGTTGCTTCTCTTCCTGCTCTCAATCCCTCCAAATCCCACTGCATCCGTCGCCTCATGCGCGTGCTAGCTCACGATGGGTTCTTCGTTGAGCTGaaagccgccgccgccgccggaGAGGAGGAAGAACCCGAGTACACGCTCACGCCGGCCTCCCATCTCCTCCTAAGGACTACACCTGCGAGCGTGTCGCCTTTCCTGCTCTTGATGCTCGATCCTCTCATGGTAAAGCCATTGAATTGCCTGACTCCATGGCTGGGGAACGACGATCCCACCCCGTTCCTGACGGCGAATGGACAGACGATTTGGGATTACGCCGGCCAGAACCCCGCCTTTAACAGTCTTTTCAACGAGGGCATGGAGAGTGATTCGCGTATGGTGGCGTCTGTGGTGATCGAAGAGTGCAGAGGAGCCTTCGAGGGTCTGAGCTCGTTGGTCGATGTGGGAGGCGGCACCGGGACGATGGCTAAGGCCATTGCGGAGGCATTCCCAGAGATGAAGTGCACTGTGCTTGATCTTCCTCAAGTTGTTGACAAGCTGCCAGGGAGAAAGAACTTGTTCTTCACTCCTGGAAACATGTTTGAGGCCATCCCCCCTGCAAATGCAATTTTACTCAAG TGGATATTGCACGATTGGGCCGATGAAGATTGCGTGAAGATACTGAGGCATTGTAGAGAGGCCATTCCAAGTAGAGAGAAAGGAGGAAAGGTTATTATTATCGACGTGGTGGTGGGACACCAAAAACTAGAAGAAACAGATGCAAATGATGACAAGTCTACCCAAACACAGCTCTTCATGGATATGTTAGTGATGGTGTTGTACTCTTCGAAGGAAAGAACTGAGAAAGAGTGGGCAAACTTATTCTCCGTAGCTGGCTTTAGTGACTACAAGATAAACCCTATTCTGGGTTTACGATCTCTCATTGAGATTTATCCATAA
- the LOC127812222 gene encoding uncharacterized protein LOC127812222: MMTTNIAESLNKCMMKARWLPIMSAYEFLRHMLQKWFSDRRATAVRLETEITSAAVAHVNFVHSKTLDRGCSVVPIIHGNKFLMKHAKEGDGIVDIAAKTCSCRKWDLNQLPCLHAVAACNFMRVHYYSFCHPYYTSRWVRKAYEFPINPVPNKSAWVIPVHIRGVVVHPPVQRRQPGRPREGRIPSAGEARRRKKCGKCGAQGHNRLGCPNEWYSSIGESSTAATLESRDVAISTTRASRKCSICKETGHTRRRCPVRLFNPGDDNLRNNVNN; this comes from the exons atgatgaccaccaatattgccgagtctctcaataaatgcatgatgaaagcacGTTGGTTGCCTATAATGAGTGCATATGAATTTCTAAGACATATGCTTCAGAAATGGTTTAGTGACAGACGTGCTACTGCTGTCAGACTCGAAACTGAGATTACCTCAGCTGCAGTAGCGCATGTCAACTTTGTCCATAGCAAAACATTAGATCGAGGATGTAGCGTAGTTCCTATAATACACGGGAACAAGTTTCTCATGAAACATGCTAAGGAAGGCGATGGGATCGTTGACATTGCTGCGAAGACATGCAGTTGTCGTAAGTGGGACCTTAATCAATTACCATGTCTTCATGCAGTTGCGGCTTGCAA TTTCATGCGGGTGCACTACTATTCGTTTTGCCATCCATATTACACCTCAAGATGGGTCAGAAAAGCATATGAATTTCCCATCAATCCAGTCCCTAACAAGTCTGCTTGGGTTATTCCTGTGCACATCAGAGGGGTGGTTGTACACCCACCCGTACAAAGAAGACAACCTGGTAGACCAAGAGAGGGTCGGATTCCATCCGCTGGGGAAGCTCGTCGAAggaaaaaatgtggaaaatgcggTGCACAGGGACACAACCGTCTTGGTTGCCCTAATGAATGGTATTCCTCCATTGGAGAGTCAAGCACAGCAGCTACTCTAGAATCAAGAGACGTTGCAATATCCACTACAAGGGCTAGTCGAAAATGCAGCATTTGCAAAGAGACTGGACACACTCGTCGTCGATGCCCTGTACGGTTGTTCAATCCAGGTGATGATAACCTTCGCAACAATGTAAACAATTAA